Proteins encoded in a region of the Prochlorothrix hollandica PCC 9006 = CALU 1027 genome:
- a CDS encoding type II toxin-antitoxin system HicB family antitoxin codes for MTLPNQFWDFYSYRVVWSSEDEEFVATCAEFPSLSWLAEDASEALQGIRQLVADCVIDLQQTGEPVPDPIAQRQYSGKFQVRIPPSLHQQLVLQATEENISLNRLVTLKLASNPPISLP; via the coding sequence ATGACACTCCCCAACCAGTTCTGGGACTTCTACTCGTATCGCGTGGTTTGGTCCAGCGAAGATGAAGAATTTGTGGCCACCTGTGCTGAATTTCCGAGCTTAAGCTGGTTAGCAGAAGATGCTAGCGAGGCACTGCAAGGTATTCGTCAGCTTGTTGCTGATTGCGTCATCGATCTTCAGCAGACTGGAGAGCCTGTTCCCGACCCGATCGCCCAGCGTCAATACAGCGGTAAATTCCAAGTCCGCATTCCCCCCAGCCTTCACCAGCAACTGGTTCTTCAAGCTACTGAAGAAAATATCAGCCTTAATCGCCTTGTTACCCTCAAACTCGCCAGCAATCCCCCAATTTCTCTACCTTAA
- a CDS encoding WD40 repeat domain-containing protein: MAFSPDGQTIVSGSSDKTIRLWDLQGNPIGEPFRGHSAYVWSVAFSPDGQTIVSGSEGPNDSTLGFAGQPDRGTLPGAFGLCMVRGL, translated from the coding sequence GTGGCCTTTAGTCCCGATGGTCAGACGATCGTCAGTGGCAGTTCTGACAAAACGATTCGACTCTGGGATTTGCAGGGCAACCCGATCGGGGAACCCTTCCGGGGGCATTCGGCTTATGTATGGTCCGTGGCCTTTAGTCCCGATGGTCAGACGATCGTCAGTGGCAGTGAGGGACCAAACGATTCGACTCTGGGATTTGCAGGGCAACCCGATCGGGGAACCCTTCCGGGGGCATTCGGCTTATGTATGGTCCGTGGCCTTTAG
- a CDS encoding WD40 repeat domain-containing protein, with translation WPLVPMVRRSSVAVMTKTIRLWDLQGNPIGEPFRGHSDYVGSVAFSPDGQTIVSGSDDQTIRLWDLQGNPIGEPFRGHSGLC, from the coding sequence CGTGGCCTTTAGTCCCGATGGTCAGACGATCGTCAGTGGCAGTCATGACCAAAACGATTCGACTCTGGGATTTGCAGGGCAACCCGATCGGGGAACCCTTCCGGGGGCATTCGGATTATGTTGGGTCCGTGGCCTTTAGTCCCGATGGTCAGACGATCGTCAGTGGCAGTGATGACCAAACGATTCGACTCTGGGATTTGCAGGGCAACCCGATCGGGGAACCCTTCCGGGGGCATTCGGGATTATGTTAG
- a CDS encoding type II toxin-antitoxin system HicB family antitoxin: ATCAEFPSLSWLAEDASEALQGIRQLVADCVIDLQQTGEPVPDPIAQRQYSGKFQVRIPPSLHQQLVLQATEENISLNRLVTLKLASNPPISLP, from the coding sequence GGCCACCTGTGCTGAATTTCCGAGCTTAAGCTGGTTAGCAGAAGATGCTAGCGAGGCACTGCAAGGTATTCGTCAGCTTGTTGCTGATTGCGTCATCGATCTTCAGCAGACTGGAGAGCCTGTTCCCGACCCGATCGCCCAGCGTCAATACAGCGGTAAATTCCAAGTCCGCATTCCCCCCAGCCTTCACCAGCAACTGGTTCTTCAAGCTACTGAAGAAAATATCAGCCTTAATCGCCTTGTTACCCTCAAACTCGCCAGCAATCCCCCAATTTCTCTACCTTAA
- the acs gene encoding acetate--CoA ligase: MSQPTIESILNEKRLFAPPADFVQKARINSPEAYQALYDKAKADPAGFWAELAETELHWFQKWDQVLDWQPPFAQWFVNGKLNITHNCLDRHLTTWRKNKAALIWEGEPGDSCTLTYAQLHREVCLFANVLKQLGIKKGDIVGIYMPMIPEAAIAMLACARIGAPHSVVFGGFSAEALRDRLNDGQAKLVITADGGFRKDKAVPLKAEVDKALANNAAPSVENVLVVQRTQEKIPMEPGRDHWWHDLRQGVSAVCPAEPMDSEDVLFVLYTSGSTGKPKGVVHTTGGYNLYTHMTTQWTFDIQDEDVYWCTADVGWITGHSYIVYGPLSNGATSLMYEGAPRASNPGCFWDVIEKYGVTIFYTAPTAIRAFIKMGEHLPNGRDLSSLRLLGTVGEPINPEAWMWYHKVIGKERCPIVDTWWQTETGGHMLTALPGAIATKPGSACMPLPGILADVVDLEGNPVPDNEGGYLVVRHPWPSMMRTVYGDDNRFRRTYWEHIAPKDGQYLYFAGDGARRDGDGYFWVMGRVDDVISVSGHRLGTMEIESALVSHGAVAEAAVVGKPDDLKGEAIVAFVTLEGDQIPNDALAQELRQHVVAEIGALARPEEIRFSEALPKTRSGKIMRRLLRSLASGQEVFGDTSTLEDRSVLDKLREGA, translated from the coding sequence ATGTCCCAACCGACGATCGAATCAATCCTGAACGAAAAACGGCTGTTTGCCCCCCCCGCCGACTTTGTGCAAAAAGCCCGCATCAACAGCCCCGAAGCCTACCAAGCCCTCTACGACAAAGCCAAGGCCGATCCCGCAGGATTTTGGGCAGAATTAGCAGAAACAGAACTGCACTGGTTCCAGAAATGGGATCAGGTGCTGGACTGGCAGCCCCCCTTTGCCCAGTGGTTTGTCAACGGCAAACTGAACATTACCCACAACTGCCTCGATCGCCACCTCACCACCTGGCGCAAAAATAAAGCGGCCCTGATCTGGGAAGGGGAACCGGGGGACTCCTGTACCCTCACCTACGCCCAACTGCACCGGGAAGTGTGCCTGTTTGCCAATGTCCTCAAACAGCTAGGCATCAAAAAAGGGGACATCGTGGGGATTTACATGCCCATGATCCCCGAAGCCGCCATTGCCATGTTGGCCTGTGCCCGCATTGGTGCCCCCCATAGTGTGGTCTTTGGGGGTTTCAGTGCCGAAGCCCTCCGCGATCGCCTCAACGACGGCCAAGCCAAACTGGTCATCACCGCCGATGGGGGCTTCCGCAAAGACAAGGCCGTGCCCTTAAAAGCGGAAGTGGACAAAGCCCTGGCCAACAACGCCGCCCCCAGCGTCGAAAACGTCCTCGTGGTGCAGCGAACCCAGGAGAAAATCCCCATGGAACCGGGGCGGGATCACTGGTGGCATGACCTGCGCCAGGGGGTTTCCGCCGTCTGTCCCGCCGAACCCATGGACAGCGAAGATGTGCTGTTTGTCCTCTACACCAGCGGCAGCACCGGCAAACCCAAGGGAGTCGTCCACACCACCGGCGGCTACAACCTCTACACCCACATGACCACCCAATGGACCTTTGACATCCAGGATGAGGATGTCTATTGGTGTACCGCTGATGTGGGCTGGATTACGGGCCACAGCTACATTGTCTATGGTCCCCTCTCCAATGGAGCCACCAGTTTGATGTATGAAGGGGCACCCCGCGCCTCCAATCCAGGCTGCTTCTGGGATGTCATTGAAAAATATGGGGTGACCATTTTCTACACTGCCCCCACTGCCATCCGCGCTTTTATCAAAATGGGGGAACATCTGCCCAATGGCCGGGATCTCTCCTCCCTGCGCCTCCTGGGGACCGTGGGGGAACCCATCAACCCCGAAGCCTGGATGTGGTACCACAAGGTAATCGGTAAGGAGCGCTGCCCCATTGTCGATACCTGGTGGCAAACGGAAACCGGGGGCCATATGCTGACGGCGTTGCCGGGGGCGATCGCCACCAAGCCCGGATCGGCCTGTATGCCCCTGCCCGGTATTTTGGCGGATGTGGTCGATCTGGAGGGTAACCCGGTCCCTGACAATGAAGGGGGCTATTTGGTGGTGCGCCACCCCTGGCCCAGCATGATGCGCACGGTCTATGGGGATGATAATCGCTTCCGTCGCACCTATTGGGAGCACATTGCCCCGAAGGATGGCCAATACCTCTATTTTGCGGGGGATGGTGCCCGCCGTGATGGGGATGGTTACTTTTGGGTGATGGGTCGGGTCGATGATGTGATCAGTGTGTCGGGCCACCGCCTGGGGACGATGGAGATTGAGTCGGCCCTGGTGTCCCATGGGGCTGTGGCGGAAGCGGCAGTGGTGGGTAAGCCGGATGACTTAAAGGGGGAGGCGATCGTGGCCTTTGTTACCTTGGAAGGGGATCAAATCCCCAATGATGCCTTGGCCCAGGAGCTGCGGCAACATGTGGTGGCGGAAATCGGAGCCTTGGCCCGTCCGGAGGAAATCCGCTTTAGTGAGGCGTTGCCGAAGACGCGATCGGGCAAAATCATGCGCCGTCTGTTGCGCTCCCTGGCTTCTGGTCAAGAGGTGTTTGGAGACACGTCTACCCTGGAAGATCGCTCTGTTCTCGATAAACTCCGGGAAGGCGCATAA
- a CDS encoding ribosomal maturation YjgA family protein, with protein sequence MNTAPAILPPWDRRFSFGLLVLLIPLGIGTKVYSGVGALWLRGYGGDILYAMAWLALVLLLKPRFSLTKTCLWIFGLTALGECSQLWHPTWLAPFRATLFGQLLLGSAFSWPDFLCYGLGCALGWLFYWAYHRDYHRAYHRPRF encoded by the coding sequence ATGAACACTGCTCCCGCCATTCTGCCCCCCTGGGATCGTCGCTTTTCCTTTGGTCTCCTGGTTTTGCTTATTCCCCTAGGCATTGGCACCAAAGTTTACAGCGGTGTCGGTGCCCTGTGGCTGCGGGGATATGGGGGCGATATCTTGTACGCCATGGCCTGGTTAGCCCTGGTGCTGTTGCTAAAACCCCGCTTTAGCTTAACCAAAACCTGCCTCTGGATCTTTGGCCTAACAGCCCTAGGGGAATGCTCCCAATTATGGCATCCTACCTGGCTTGCTCCCTTCCGGGCCACCTTATTCGGCCAATTACTCCTCGGTTCCGCCTTCAGTTGGCCAGACTTCCTCTGCTACGGTCTCGGTTGCGCCCTGGGCTGGCTCTTCTACTGGGCCTATCACCGGGACTATCACCGGGCCTATCACCGCCCTCGGTTCTAG
- a CDS encoding transposase family protein — protein sequence MFLPINQIIKIPGWEVWNTNIESDRITFLLRYLNETEVCHFCGSKQISVHKIRKVSVRDLEFLDKKTFLELERYQYYCNECRKYFTESSSDIDFQRGMTERYKNRIFEKIKNSTITHVAQEEGLTYDQVKGILESKFNGSNNLNCNINK from the coding sequence ATGTTCCTTCCTATCAATCAAATCATTAAGATTCCTGGCTGGGAAGTATGGAATACCAACATAGAGAGTGACCGTATTACCTTTTTGCTAAGGTATTTGAACGAGACAGAGGTTTGTCATTTTTGTGGCTCGAAACAGATTTCCGTCCATAAAATTCGCAAAGTATCAGTAAGAGACTTAGAGTTTTTAGACAAGAAAACTTTTTTAGAATTAGAGAGATACCAATACTACTGCAATGAGTGTCGTAAATATTTTACTGAATCGTCCAGCGACATCGACTTTCAACGCGGAATGACAGAAAGATACAAAAATAGAATCTTTGAGAAAATCAAAAATTCAACGATTACCCATGTTGCTCAAGAAGAAGGTTTAACTTACGATCAAGTAAAAGGTATTTTAGAATCAAAATTTAATGGAAGCAACAATCTGAATTGCAATATCAATAAA
- a CDS encoding WD40 repeat domain-containing protein, giving the protein MAVRDQTIRLWDLQGNPIGEPFRGHSAYVWSVAFSPDGQTIVSGSEDQTIRLWDLQGNPIGGTLPGAFGLC; this is encoded by the coding sequence GTGGCAGTGAGGGACCAAACGATTCGACTCTGGGATTTGCAGGGCAACCCGATCGGGGAACCCTTCCGGGGGCATTCGGCTTATGTATGGTCCGTGGCCTTTAGTCCCGATGGTCAGACGATCGTCAGTGGCAGTGAGGACCAAACGATTCGACTCTGGGATTTGCAGGGCAACCCGATCGGGGGAACCCTTCCGGGGGCATTCGGATTATGTTAG
- a CDS encoding DUF2442 domain-containing protein, with translation MTNNSADLGMELDNNDLDQAIDKARQVAKLNKNWEPRAKAASYDPDTHKIIIYLHSGAIFHLPVELGEGIATASPAELSTVEVTPLGDGLHWESLDADLSVAGLLAGRFGSRAWMERLVQGQQ, from the coding sequence ATGACTAACAACAGTGCAGACTTGGGAATGGAACTGGATAATAATGACCTGGATCAAGCGATCGACAAAGCACGTCAGGTTGCAAAACTGAACAAGAACTGGGAACCGAGGGCAAAAGCGGCTTCCTATGACCCAGATACCCACAAAATAATCATTTATCTTCATAGTGGTGCAATCTTTCATCTTCCCGTGGAACTTGGCGAAGGGATTGCAACTGCGTCACCTGCCGAGCTTTCGACGGTTGAAGTCACGCCCCTGGGTGATGGTCTGCACTGGGAAAGTTTGGATGCAGATTTGAGTGTTGCTGGATTATTGGCGGGTCGCTTTGGATCGCGGGCTTGGATGGAGCGCCTTGTCCAAGGTCAACAATAA
- a CDS encoding C39 family peptidase, giving the protein MIVTTQNSTVPPTTAPLTTAAIAPASLTYEGPEEVLVKTPILLQGRYDRATIDDLTLMAEDQCTFQISLDPATGQWTSNLDEGFYTAGSRWLRLQGHNATGQVISEQVIHLTVSSEPLSVGQAVQVHILQDTLFKVLPLDSSVLNDRQLLPLKAGQSLAVDRYGYTDGYLRLELPTDLGKLGRVGYVDAAQVTLTKGRERLPVDGDQQTVILPGPVQVQVLQDTWLKTQPLDSAHVAPSQRCRLQRGQQLMAFSYGCQRGHFRLSLPVASFQPQAFCADQVSPHPVSINGHSTDIAPGGSDRGVYPSNGDRPGDGGIDRGGSQSSNGHAGGNAGGNPDNGSTPGAGVTPAGVTPAGVTPAHQPLDFPLYVPWTHVQLSQGVREIPFDPDALTLTVTQDSVFKKWPVNRSNLREGEYCSLPQGSVYGLLGYSPTGEHVKVAFTENLPGFGNAGYCLRHQIQVRRGVQGVDLGAVQVELNVPSVAQIPSQGEGVQGGVLAAIAMTLAYHGVRSQRPTQSLVEELYQDCQQRYGSPRYLDSSLVVRLVQRYGFEASFSTNHTWGQVRQRISQGQPVVVESYCTHQGHGLCIIGFTPTGYVVNDPWGNALRGYRDRRGSKVFYSHAYLHQMCRLGGQGQIGAYFIAPGGSDKVVAARSRQ; this is encoded by the coding sequence ATGATTGTTACAACCCAGAATTCTACTGTACCGCCGACCACGGCACCGCTGACCACCGCCGCGATCGCCCCCGCGAGCCTCACCTATGAAGGGCCGGAAGAGGTGTTAGTCAAAACCCCCATCCTGTTGCAGGGCCGCTACGATCGCGCCACGATCGATGATTTAACCCTGATGGCGGAAGACCAATGTACCTTCCAAATTTCCCTGGATCCCGCCACAGGTCAATGGACTTCTAACTTAGATGAGGGATTTTACACCGCAGGATCCCGCTGGCTCCGGCTTCAGGGTCATAATGCCACGGGACAGGTGATCAGTGAGCAGGTGATTCACCTTACCGTCAGTTCCGAACCCCTGAGCGTGGGGCAGGCAGTGCAGGTGCATATTCTCCAAGACACCCTGTTTAAGGTGTTGCCCTTGGATTCTTCGGTGCTGAACGATCGCCAACTCTTGCCCTTGAAAGCGGGCCAGTCCTTGGCGGTCGATCGCTATGGCTACACCGATGGCTATCTGCGGCTGGAACTGCCCACGGATCTGGGGAAACTGGGGCGGGTGGGCTATGTGGATGCGGCCCAGGTTACCTTGACCAAGGGGCGGGAACGGTTGCCGGTGGACGGGGATCAGCAGACCGTCATTTTGCCGGGACCGGTGCAGGTGCAGGTGTTGCAGGATACCTGGCTCAAAACCCAGCCCCTGGATTCCGCCCATGTAGCCCCCTCCCAGCGCTGTCGTCTCCAGCGGGGCCAACAGTTGATGGCGTTCAGCTATGGGTGTCAGCGGGGCCACTTCCGCCTCAGTTTGCCGGTGGCCAGTTTCCAGCCCCAAGCCTTTTGTGCTGATCAGGTCAGTCCCCATCCGGTCAGCATCAACGGTCACAGCACAGATATTGCCCCTGGTGGATCCGATCGAGGGGTTTATCCCAGTAATGGCGATCGCCCTGGGGATGGGGGGATCGATCGTGGCGGCAGTCAGTCCAGTAACGGTCATGCTGGGGGTAATGCTGGGGGTAACCCGGATAATGGTTCCACCCCTGGGGCTGGTGTGACTCCGGCTGGGGTTACTCCGGCTGGTGTTACTCCGGCCCACCAACCCCTAGACTTTCCCCTCTATGTCCCCTGGACCCATGTGCAACTGAGCCAAGGGGTGCGGGAAATTCCCTTTGATCCCGATGCTCTGACCCTGACGGTCACCCAGGATTCTGTGTTTAAAAAGTGGCCGGTCAACCGCAGTAACTTGCGGGAGGGGGAATATTGCTCATTGCCCCAGGGATCGGTCTATGGGTTGCTGGGCTATAGCCCCACCGGGGAGCATGTCAAGGTGGCCTTCACGGAGAATCTGCCCGGTTTTGGCAATGCGGGCTATTGCTTGCGACACCAGATCCAGGTGCGGCGGGGGGTCCAGGGGGTGGATTTAGGGGCGGTGCAGGTGGAGCTGAATGTGCCATCGGTGGCCCAAATTCCTAGTCAGGGGGAAGGAGTCCAGGGGGGAGTCTTGGCGGCGATCGCCATGACCCTGGCCTATCACGGGGTCCGTTCCCAGCGGCCCACCCAGTCCCTGGTGGAAGAGCTATACCAGGACTGTCAACAGCGCTATGGTTCTCCCCGCTATTTAGACAGTTCCCTGGTGGTGCGCCTGGTGCAACGCTATGGCTTTGAAGCCAGTTTCAGCACCAATCACACCTGGGGACAGGTGCGCCAACGCATTAGCCAAGGTCAGCCGGTGGTGGTGGAAAGTTACTGCACCCACCAAGGCCATGGTCTCTGCATCATTGGCTTCACCCCTACGGGCTATGTGGTCAATGATCCCTGGGGCAATGCCCTACGGGGGTATCGCGATCGCCGAGGCTCCAAGGTGTTTTACTCCCATGCCTATCTCCATCAAATGTGTCGCCTGGGGGGGCAGGGTCAGATTGGCGCGTATTTCATTGCCCCAGGGGGTTCCGATAAGGTGGTGGCGGCGCGATCGCGGCAGTAG
- a CDS encoding inositol monophosphatase family protein → MSHPTLPYAQERAVALHCAITAGHLCEAVRRDQASAAFSKPDHSPVTIADYAAQALICRSLQQHFPQDPVMGEEDARLLASPAMAECLRQVTQYLQPYVHDSPITPGVGSPLAPLQALTPEPAEVSVKAVLDWVGHGKSGLGDRFWTLDPIDGTKGYVRGDQYAVALALIEKGQLQVAVIVAPALAVVPQDPRGDRGVAFVAVRGQGAQAIALGSGATQPLRVNGPERAAQFRLIESVERDHGTPAWQQAVAQAIGLQADPLPMDSLAKYGAIARGEADLYMRLPSGASAQRRENIWDHGAGVLVLEEAGGRVTDQWGQPLDFSQGTKLLNNEGIVASNGVLHAAAIAAIQTLV, encoded by the coding sequence ATGTCCCACCCTACCCTCCCCTATGCCCAGGAGCGGGCAGTTGCCCTGCATTGTGCCATCACAGCAGGCCATCTGTGCGAAGCTGTACGGCGGGATCAAGCCTCCGCCGCCTTCTCCAAGCCGGATCATAGCCCTGTGACCATCGCGGACTATGCCGCCCAAGCTTTGATTTGTCGCAGTCTTCAGCAGCATTTTCCCCAGGATCCCGTTATGGGGGAAGAGGATGCCCGCCTGTTGGCCAGTCCCGCCATGGCGGAGTGTTTGCGCCAGGTGACCCAGTACCTCCAGCCCTATGTCCACGATTCCCCCATAACCCCAGGGGTGGGTTCCCCTCTGGCACCGTTGCAGGCACTGACCCCAGAACCCGCCGAGGTCAGTGTCAAGGCAGTGTTGGACTGGGTGGGCCATGGCAAAAGTGGCCTGGGCGATCGCTTCTGGACCCTGGATCCCATCGATGGCACTAAGGGCTATGTGCGGGGGGATCAGTATGCGGTGGCCCTAGCCCTGATCGAAAAAGGTCAGCTTCAAGTGGCGGTGATTGTGGCTCCGGCCCTGGCGGTGGTGCCCCAGGATCCCAGGGGCGATCGGGGGGTGGCGTTTGTGGCGGTGCGGGGCCAAGGTGCCCAGGCCATTGCCCTCGGTTCTGGAGCCACCCAACCCCTGCGGGTCAATGGCCCGGAACGGGCTGCCCAGTTCCGCCTGATCGAAAGCGTGGAACGGGATCACGGCACCCCCGCATGGCAACAGGCGGTGGCCCAGGCCATCGGTCTCCAGGCGGACCCCCTGCCCATGGATAGTTTGGCCAAGTATGGGGCGATCGCCCGGGGTGAGGCGGATCTCTATATGCGTCTGCCCTCCGGGGCTTCAGCCCAACGGCGGGAAAATATTTGGGATCATGGAGCCGGTGTGTTGGTGCTGGAGGAAGCGGGGGGACGGGTGACGGATCAATGGGGCCAACCCCTGGATTTTTCCCAGGGCACTAAGCTGCTGAACAATGAGGGCATTGTGGCCAGTAATGGGGTGCTCCATGCAGCCGCGATCGCCGCTATCCAAACCCTGGTGTAG
- a CDS encoding toxin-antitoxin system, toxin component, HicA family protein, which translates to MGRVVRPRRGRTTPRVSAIEMPTTDLGLLYKAYMSKIEKLLSKLENDPKSVTFRELCQICDHYFGKPRMEGTSHRVYKTPWPGDPRVNIQQGSKKKNHAKLYQVKQVLRAVQKLKNLEDLNELE; encoded by the coding sequence ATGGGTCGTGTGGTGCGCCCCCGGAGGGGGCGCACCACACCAAGGGTTTCAGCCATCGAGATGCCTACAACTGATTTAGGGTTGCTGTATAAAGCATATATGTCTAAAATCGAAAAACTCTTATCCAAGCTTGAGAATGATCCAAAATCTGTGACTTTTAGAGAATTATGCCAGATTTGTGATCATTACTTCGGTAAACCACGAATGGAGGGCACAAGTCATCGAGTCTATAAAACACCATGGCCCGGTGATCCACGGGTTAACATCCAGCAAGGCTCAAAGAAAAAGAATCATGCAAAGCTTTACCAAGTTAAACAAGTTCTCAGAGCAGTTCAAAAGCTGAAAAATCTTGAGGATCTCAATGAATTGGAGTAA
- a CDS encoding CU044_2847 family protein, protein MSYQIRITDESGNVQPITIVENDEDLATVPAAELGDDRESYGLLEDRAIAKLKDIHSTIQAYSRYAIGAFQNLPGAEVEEVTLKFGITIEGSTGLPLLTGGSAGANFEIEVKCKPKAKQP, encoded by the coding sequence ATGAGCTACCAAATTCGGATCACCGATGAATCTGGCAACGTTCAACCCATCACGATCGTCGAAAATGACGAAGATTTAGCGACAGTCCCAGCGGCTGAATTGGGGGACGATCGCGAATCCTACGGACTGCTAGAAGATCGGGCGATCGCCAAACTCAAAGACATCCATAGCACCATTCAAGCCTACAGCCGCTACGCGATCGGAGCCTTCCAAAACCTCCCCGGAGCCGAAGTTGAAGAAGTGACCTTGAAATTTGGGATTACGATCGAAGGCAGCACCGGCCTGCCCCTGCTCACCGGCGGTTCCGCTGGGGCCAACTTCGAGATTGAAGTCAAATGCAAACCCAAAGCCAAACAACCCTAA